In one Lachnospiraceae bacterium GAM79 genomic region, the following are encoded:
- a CDS encoding phosphoribosylaminoimidazolecarboxamide formyltransferase, with amino-acid sequence MNEIQLKYGCNPNQKPSRIYMEDGSDLPVTVLNGKPGYINFLDAFNGWQLVKELKAATGLPAATSFKHVSPAGAAVGLPLTDTLAKIYWVDDLGELSPLACAYARARGADRMSSFGDFIALSDVCDADTARLIKREVSDGVIAPGYTDEAMELLMQKKKGNYNIIRIDENYVPAEIERKQVFGITFEQGRNELNIDKDLLSNIVTENKNIPEEALIDMKIALITLKYTQSNSVCYVKGGQAIGIGAGQQSRIHCTRLAGQKADNWWLRQSPQVMGLQFVDGLGRADRDNAIDVYMGDEYEDVLRDGEWQKRFKVKPEVFTAEEKKAWLAGNQNVTLGSDAFFPFSDNIERAKKSGVAYIAQPGGSVRDDLVIEACDKYGMVMVFTGIRLFHH; translated from the coding sequence ATGAACGAAATTCAATTAAAATACGGATGCAATCCAAATCAGAAGCCATCAAGAATCTATATGGAGGATGGAAGTGATCTTCCGGTTACCGTATTAAATGGTAAGCCGGGCTACATAAATTTTCTGGATGCATTTAATGGCTGGCAGCTTGTTAAAGAATTAAAGGCAGCAACCGGACTTCCGGCAGCTACATCCTTCAAGCATGTATCACCGGCAGGTGCAGCGGTAGGACTTCCTCTTACAGATACACTTGCAAAAATCTACTGGGTAGATGATCTTGGTGAACTGTCACCGCTTGCATGTGCGTATGCAAGAGCCAGAGGTGCAGATCGTATGTCATCCTTTGGTGATTTCATTGCATTGTCAGATGTCTGTGATGCAGATACAGCCCGTCTCATTAAGCGTGAGGTATCCGATGGTGTGATCGCTCCCGGATATACAGACGAAGCTATGGAGCTTCTGATGCAGAAGAAGAAAGGTAATTATAATATTATCCGGATTGATGAGAACTATGTTCCTGCTGAGATCGAACGCAAACAGGTATTCGGAATTACATTTGAACAAGGAAGAAATGAACTGAATATTGATAAGGATCTTTTATCCAATATTGTAACAGAGAATAAAAATATACCGGAAGAAGCTCTTATCGATATGAAGATCGCACTGATCACATTAAAATACACACAATCTAATTCCGTGTGCTATGTAAAGGGCGGGCAGGCAATCGGTATCGGAGCCGGTCAGCAGTCCAGAATCCACTGTACAAGACTTGCCGGTCAGAAGGCAGATAACTGGTGGCTGCGTCAGTCTCCACAGGTTATGGGACTTCAGTTTGTTGATGGACTTGGACGTGCAGACAGAGATAATGCGATCGATGTATATATGGGTGATGAATATGAGGATGTTCTCCGTGATGGCGAATGGCAGAAGCGTTTCAAGGTAAAGCCGGAAGTATTCACAGCAGAAGAAAAGAAAGCATGGCTTGCCGGAAATCAGAATGTTACACTTGGTTCTGATGCATTCTTCCCATTCTCAGATAACATTGAACGTGCGAAGAAGAGTGGTGTTGCGTACATTGCTCAGCCGGGTGGATCTGTCAGAGATGATCTTGTGATCGAAGCATGTGATAAATATGGAATGGTAATGGTATTTACAGGTATCCGTTTATTCCATCACTAA
- a CDS encoding GTP pyrophosphokinase family protein, with protein MEIQLWKEILSPYEQAVDELLLKFKHIIKDYRSQGMYSPIENVTGRVKRISSILDKMQKKHIPMDHIVEEMDDIAGIRIMCQFEEDIYKVVEIIRNRKDMSIREEKDYITNVKASGYRSYHIILNYDVYTIKGLQTIQAEIQIRTMAMDFWATIEHSLQYKYRHNMPEHIREKLLNAANATVALDKEMSSVRGEIMDAQNSFNYKASVVADILTNIQNLYYVGNQREVVKIQNEFYDIYQKDDLEKLEDFSKQLDIIAEGYKAQGL; from the coding sequence ATGGAAATACAATTATGGAAGGAGATCTTATCTCCATATGAGCAGGCAGTAGATGAACTGCTTCTGAAATTTAAGCATATCATAAAAGATTACCGCAGTCAGGGAATGTATTCTCCGATCGAGAATGTGACCGGACGTGTGAAAAGAATTTCAAGTATTTTGGATAAGATGCAGAAGAAACATATTCCGATGGATCATATCGTGGAAGAAATGGATGATATCGCAGGAATCCGTATTATGTGCCAGTTTGAAGAGGATATCTACAAGGTTGTAGAGATCATAAGAAATCGCAAGGATATGTCAATCCGAGAAGAGAAAGACTATATTACAAATGTAAAGGCAAGCGGATACAGAAGTTATCATATTATACTGAATTATGATGTTTATACGATCAAGGGACTGCAGACAATCCAGGCAGAGATCCAGATACGTACAATGGCAATGGATTTCTGGGCGACGATCGAACATTCTCTTCAGTATAAATATCGTCACAATATGCCGGAGCATATCCGGGAAAAACTGTTAAATGCAGCAAATGCAACCGTTGCACTGGATAAAGAGATGTCATCTGTTCGTGGCGAGATTATGGATGCACAGAATTCATTTAATTATAAGGCATCTGTAGTAGCAGATATACTGACTAATATACAAAATCTGTATTATGTCGGTAATCAGCGAGAGGTTGTAAAGATACAGAATGAATTTTATGATATTTACCAGAAGGATGATCTGGAAAAGCTGGAGGATTTTTCCAAACAGCTTGATATTATCGCAGAAGGATACAAAGCACAGGGGTTATAG
- a CDS encoding RluA family pseudouridine synthase — MKEIIISQNEAGQRVNKFLLKYLNKAPSSFVYKMMRKKNIKLNNKKIEGNEYIYIGDTIQIYMSDETIANFREDVSGTDCTSSKKKIPVEIIYSDENILIADKPAGVLSQKASKDDYSFNEALIDYLLDSGHITTEELRTYRPSVCNRLDRNTSGLILCGVSLTGSQELSRIIREHLLHKYYYTLVRGRLTQKLDSTCYLQKDNAKNKVRISDRPWEQGKSEEIHSIFYPVKKNDDYTLVKVELITGKSHQIRAQLKHLGYPVVGDTKYGIPEVNRYFSDSYHVKHQLLHCGNIIFKETDGPLSYLGGKEYSAFLPEPFRTIEKDLFG; from the coding sequence ATGAAAGAGATCATTATATCGCAGAATGAAGCAGGACAGCGTGTAAATAAATTTCTTTTGAAATATCTGAATAAGGCACCGTCAAGCTTTGTTTATAAGATGATGCGAAAGAAAAACATCAAATTGAACAATAAGAAAATTGAAGGAAACGAATACATCTATATCGGAGATACGATCCAGATCTATATGTCCGATGAAACGATCGCCAATTTCCGGGAAGATGTCAGCGGGACAGACTGCACTTCCTCTAAAAAGAAGATTCCGGTCGAGATCATCTATTCGGATGAAAATATTCTGATTGCAGATAAGCCGGCCGGCGTTTTGTCACAGAAAGCATCAAAAGATGACTACTCCTTTAATGAAGCATTGATCGACTATCTGCTCGACAGTGGTCATATCACAACTGAAGAATTAAGAACCTATCGTCCGTCTGTATGCAACCGTTTAGACCGCAATACATCCGGACTCATTCTTTGTGGGGTGAGTCTTACCGGAAGTCAGGAATTATCCAGAATTATAAGAGAACATCTATTACATAAATATTATTATACACTTGTACGGGGACGCCTGACGCAGAAGCTTGACAGTACCTGTTATCTACAGAAGGATAATGCAAAAAACAAAGTCCGGATATCGGATCGTCCATGGGAACAGGGCAAGAGTGAAGAAATCCATTCAATCTTTTATCCGGTTAAAAAAAATGATGATTATACGTTGGTAAAGGTTGAGCTTATCACAGGTAAGTCTCATCAGATCCGTGCGCAATTAAAGCATCTGGGATACCCGGTAGTCGGTGATACAAAGTATGGCATACCTGAAGTGAACCGGTATTTTTCAGATTCTTATCATGTAAAGCATCAGCTTCTTCATTGCGGAAACATTATATTTAAAGAAACAGACGGTCCGCTTTCTTATCTGGGCGGGAAAGAGTATTCGGCATTTCTTCCGGAACCGTTTCGGACGATCGAAAAAGATTTATTTGGGTAA
- a CDS encoding Holliday junction resolvase RecU, giving the protein MATWNSRGLRGSSLEELINYTNEYYREKKLAVVQKIPTPIKPIRMDKDSSQITLAYFEKDSTVDYIGVVQGIPICFDAKECAVDTFSLQNIHEHQYHFMKEYEEQQGVSFLIIFFTHRNKYYYLRFSELKTYMDRVNEGHAKNFKYEELNPDFFIHAKNGALVHYLELLDKDLQLRA; this is encoded by the coding sequence ATGGCAACTTGGAATTCCAGAGGACTTCGTGGTTCCTCACTTGAGGAACTGATTAATTATACAAATGAATATTATCGGGAAAAGAAGCTGGCAGTTGTCCAGAAGATCCCGACTCCGATCAAACCGATCCGTATGGATAAAGACAGCAGCCAGATCACACTGGCGTATTTTGAAAAAGATTCTACGGTCGATTACATCGGTGTCGTACAGGGCATTCCGATATGCTTCGATGCGAAGGAATGTGCGGTTGATACGTTTTCCTTACAGAATATACATGAGCATCAGTATCATTTTATGAAAGAGTATGAGGAACAGCAGGGAGTCAGCTTCCTGATCATATTTTTTACGCATAGAAACAAATATTACTATTTACGTTTTTCGGAATTAAAGACTTATATGGATCGCGTGAATGAGGGACATGCAAAGAATTTCAAATATGAAGAACTGAATCCGGATTTCTTTATTCATGCAAAAAACGGTGCATTGGTTCATTATCTTGAGCTTCTCGATAAAGATTTGCAGTTAAGAGCATAA
- the trxA gene encoding thioredoxin gives MAVIHLNEKEYEDQVLKAKGLTLVDFWATWCGPCRMVAPIVEELADEFPEVKVCKVDVDENQELALANKVVSIPTFLLYKDGEVIKKIVGAVPKSELIQAIRQFQ, from the coding sequence ATGGCAGTTATACATTTAAATGAAAAAGAATATGAAGATCAGGTTTTAAAGGCAAAGGGACTTACGCTGGTTGATTTCTGGGCCACCTGGTGCGGACCATGCAGAATGGTTGCACCGATCGTTGAAGAATTGGCTGACGAATTTCCGGAGGTAAAGGTATGCAAGGTAGATGTAGATGAGAATCAGGAACTTGCACTTGCAAACAAGGTTGTATCAATTCCAACATTTTTATTATATAAAGATGGAGAAGTTATAAAGAAAATCGTGGGAGCAGTTCCAAAATCCGAGCTGATTCAGGCAATCCGCCAGTTTCAGTAG
- a CDS encoding ferrous iron transport protein A encodes MKTLREVAVGQTVKVTKLVGEGPVKRRIMDMGITKGVEIYVRKVAPLGDPVEVTVRGYELSLRKADAEMIVVE; translated from the coding sequence ATGAAGACATTAAGAGAGGTTGCCGTCGGACAGACAGTTAAGGTAACAAAACTTGTTGGCGAAGGACCTGTAAAGAGACGTATCATGGATATGGGAATCACGAAAGGTGTAGAAATCTATGTCAGAAAAGTTGCACCGCTTGGTGATCCGGTTGAAGTAACAGTACGCGGTTATGAGCTTTCTTTAAGAAAGGCAGATGCCGAAATGATCGTTGTTGAATAA
- a CDS encoding ferrous iron transporter B, with translation MSVKIALAGNPNSGKTTLFNALTGSNQYVGNWPGVTVEKKEGKLKGHKDIIITDLPGIYSLSPYTLEEVVARNYLIKEYPDAIINIIDGTNIERNLYLSTQLIELGIPVIMAVNMMDLVKKNGDKIDIKNLSNALGCEVVEISALKGTGIDEVKEKAVAAAQKKVQNKRVHSFDQAVEDAIDSVSAKLTVEERKKRFFAIKLLEKDTKIAGQMDSVPDCKDEIKALEDKFDDDTESIITSERYAYISSIIGKCVKKNTKGEKLTTSDKIDKIVTNRILALPIFIIVMWLVYYIAMSTVGAWCTDWTNDNLFGDGFHLFGIGSKDYEEASGDYDAATNALDAYGVLVTDDEDAIDVDATKAAIEANTNTEASVKYQMEDEETLDTYDIDVYYSEVPAGAKEDKTNAMSYLDAVEYFNKTEMAEIDPADYGVFVPSIPDLAERGLDKIGCADWLKGLILDGIIAGVGAVLGFVPQMLVLFILLAILEYCGYMARIAFIMDRIFRKFGLSGKSFIPILVGVGCGVPGIMASRTIENEKDRRMTVMTTTFIPCGAKVPFIAMIAGAIFGGSSLVATSAYFIGIAAIICSGIILKKTKMFAGDPAPFVMELPPYHIPTIGSVLRSMWERGWSFIKKAGTIILLSTIFVWFTTYFGILDGKFQMLSEDQIDHSILAKIGGAICWIFKPQGWGDWQATVASITGLVAKENIVGTMGILYGGGEGTVYSELAKAFTTASGFSFLVFNLLCAPCFAAMGAIKREMNSAKWFWFAIGYQCGFAYLVSLVIYRIAGLFTGACSFGIGTVVAILIIVAFFFLLFRPDPNKKVKTSKEFLNA, from the coding sequence ATGTCAGTTAAAATAGCGTTGGCAGGTAATCCAAACAGTGGAAAGACAACATTATTTAACGCACTTACAGGTTCAAACCAGTATGTAGGTAACTGGCCTGGTGTAACAGTAGAGAAAAAAGAAGGAAAATTAAAGGGTCACAAAGATATTATCATCACTGACCTTCCCGGTATTTATTCACTTTCTCCATATACATTAGAGGAAGTTGTTGCCAGAAATTATCTGATCAAGGAATATCCGGATGCGATCATCAATATTATTGATGGTACGAACATCGAAAGAAATCTGTACTTATCAACACAGTTGATCGAGCTGGGAATCCCGGTTATCATGGCAGTTAACATGATGGATCTTGTAAAGAAGAATGGTGACAAGATTGATATCAAGAACCTGAGCAATGCACTTGGATGCGAGGTTGTAGAGATCTCTGCATTAAAGGGTACTGGAATTGATGAAGTAAAAGAAAAAGCAGTTGCGGCAGCACAGAAGAAAGTACAGAATAAGCGTGTACATAGCTTTGATCAGGCTGTTGAAGATGCAATCGACAGCGTAAGTGCAAAGCTTACAGTTGAAGAAAGAAAGAAGAGATTCTTTGCGATCAAGCTTCTTGAAAAAGATACAAAGATTGCAGGGCAGATGGACAGTGTTCCGGATTGTAAAGATGAAATCAAAGCACTGGAAGACAAATTTGATGATGATACAGAGAGTATTATCACCAGTGAGAGATATGCATATATCTCATCTATCATCGGAAAATGTGTGAAGAAGAATACAAAGGGTGAAAAGCTTACAACCTCAGATAAGATTGATAAGATCGTTACAAACCGTATCCTTGCACTTCCGATTTTCATCATTGTAATGTGGCTGGTTTATTATATTGCGATGTCAACAGTCGGTGCATGGTGCACAGACTGGACAAATGATAATCTGTTTGGTGACGGTTTCCATTTATTCGGTATCGGAAGCAAAGATTATGAAGAGGCATCCGGTGATTACGATGCAGCTACAAATGCACTTGACGCATACGGCGTACTTGTAACAGATGATGAAGACGCTATAGATGTTGATGCAACAAAGGCAGCTATCGAAGCAAATACAAATACAGAAGCAAGTGTTAAGTATCAGATGGAAGATGAAGAAACTCTTGATACTTACGATATCGATGTATATTATTCAGAAGTACCTGCTGGTGCAAAAGAAGATAAGACAAATGCTATGTCTTATTTAGATGCAGTAGAATACTTCAACAAGACAGAAATGGCAGAGATCGATCCTGCTGATTATGGTGTGTTCGTTCCGTCTATTCCTGATCTTGCGGAAAGAGGTCTTGATAAGATCGGATGTGCAGACTGGTTAAAGGGACTGATCCTTGACGGTATAATCGCCGGTGTTGGTGCTGTACTTGGTTTCGTACCTCAGATGCTCGTATTGTTCATCTTACTTGCAATCCTTGAGTACTGTGGCTATATGGCACGTATCGCATTCATCATGGACCGTATCTTTAGAAAATTCGGTCTTTCGGGAAAGTCATTCATTCCTATTCTTGTAGGTGTAGGTTGTGGTGTTCCTGGTATCATGGCATCTCGTACAATTGAAAATGAAAAAGACCGTCGTATGACAGTTATGACAACAACATTTATTCCTTGTGGTGCTAAGGTTCCGTTTATTGCAATGATCGCAGGTGCGATCTTCGGTGGATCTTCACTGGTTGCTACAAGTGCTTACTTTATCGGTATTGCAGCAATTATCTGCTCCGGTATTATCTTAAAGAAGACAAAGATGTTCGCAGGAGATCCTGCTCCATTCGTTATGGAGTTACCTCCTTACCATATCCCGACAATCGGTTCTGTATTAAGAAGTATGTGGGAGCGTGGCTGGTCATTCATTAAGAAGGCCGGTACCATCATCCTCCTCTCAACAATCTTTGTATGGTTCACAACATACTTCGGTATTCTGGATGGTAAATTCCAGATGCTTTCAGAAGATCAGATCGACCACAGTATCTTAGCTAAGATCGGTGGAGCAATCTGCTGGATCTTCAAGCCACAGGGATGGGGCGACTGGCAGGCAACTGTTGCATCTATTACAGGCCTTGTTGCTAAGGAAAACATCGTTGGTACTATGGGTATCCTTTATGGTGGTGGGGAAGGCACTGTATACAGCGAGCTTGCAAAAGCATTCACAACAGCAAGTGGTTTCTCATTCCTCGTATTCAACTTACTCTGTGCTCCATGTTTCGCAGCAATGGGTGCTATTAAGAGAGAGATGAACAGTGCAAAATGGTTCTGGTTTGCAATCGGATATCAGTGTGGTTTCGCATACCTTGTATCCCTTGTTATTTACAGAATTGCAGGACTCTTCACAGGTGCATGCTCATTCGGTATCGGCACTGTTGTAGCAATCCTGATCATCGTTGCTTTCTTCTTCCTGTTATTCCGTCCGGATCCAAACAAGAAGGTCAAGACAAGCAAAGAATTCTTAAATGCATAA
- a CDS encoding SDR family NAD(P)-dependent oxidoreductase, translating into MSKIAVVTGASSGLGREFVVQISEKYKTIDEIWVIARRTERLYALEREIEGKKVIVLPLDVTKQDDLESYKKMLAKEHPWVRVLVNAAGYGIMGHVEDVVCEELTGMIDVNCKALVAMTKITLPYMKEQSNIINIASSAAYLPQPSFAVYAATKSMVRSFSKALNKELEDRGITVTAVCPGPVNTEFFDVAEKYSHTKAFKRLFRVEAKNVVKRALFDAYYLKTESTYSITMKAFKVVTKLLPNDWIVSMIK; encoded by the coding sequence ATGAGTAAAATAGCAGTCGTTACCGGAGCTTCTTCCGGATTGGGCAGAGAGTTTGTTGTTCAGATCAGTGAAAAATATAAGACGATTGATGAAATATGGGTGATCGCCAGACGTACAGAACGCTTGTATGCCTTAGAAAGAGAGATTGAAGGCAAGAAGGTTATTGTTCTTCCGCTGGATGTAACAAAGCAGGATGATCTTGAATCCTATAAGAAGATGCTTGCAAAGGAGCATCCATGGGTGCGTGTTCTGGTAAACGCAGCCGGTTATGGCATTATGGGACATGTAGAGGATGTTGTATGCGAGGAACTTACAGGAATGATCGATGTTAACTGTAAGGCTTTAGTTGCCATGACGAAGATTACTCTGCCATATATGAAAGAACAGAGCAATATCATTAATATTGCATCATCTGCGGCATATCTGCCACAGCCATCTTTCGCTGTATATGCAGCAACAAAATCAATGGTAAGAAGCTTTTCCAAGGCATTAAATAAAGAATTGGAGGACAGAGGCATTACAGTGACAGCAGTATGTCCTGGACCGGTTAATACTGAGTTTTTTGATGTAGCCGAGAAATATTCCCATACAAAGGCATTTAAAAGATTGTTCCGTGTAGAAGCAAAAAATGTAGTAAAACGTGCCTTATTTGATGCATATTATCTGAAGACAGAATCTACCTACAGCATAACGATGAAAGCGTTCAAGGTCGTAACAAAGCTGCTGCCGAATGACTGGATCGTTTCCATGATCAAATAG
- a CDS encoding IMP cyclohydrolase: MKMLSLSEELKGNSYPGRGIVIGRSEDGTKAVTAYFIMGRSVNSRNRVFVTEGEGIRTEAFDPSKLEDPSLIIYAPVRVLGNRTIVTNGDQTDTIYDGMDKELTFEQSLRCREFEPDGPNYTPRISGVMHIEGGQYDYAMSILKSNNGDPSACNRYTFSYENPANGEGHFIHTYMHDDNPLPSFEGEPKLVGISGDIDTFANMVWESLNEDNKVSLFVRYIDIATGKYETRIINKNK, from the coding sequence ATGAAAATGTTATCATTATCAGAGGAACTTAAGGGTAATTCTTATCCCGGCAGAGGAATCGTGATCGGACGTTCGGAAGACGGAACAAAGGCAGTTACCGCATACTTTATCATGGGTAGAAGTGTGAATTCCAGAAATCGTGTATTTGTTACAGAGGGCGAAGGAATCCGTACAGAAGCATTTGATCCATCCAAGCTTGAGGATCCAAGCCTTATCATTTACGCACCGGTTCGGGTTCTTGGCAATCGGACGATCGTAACAAATGGTGATCAGACCGATACGATCTATGATGGAATGGATAAAGAGCTTACATTTGAACAGTCACTCAGATGCCGCGAGTTTGAACCGGACGGTCCAAACTATACACCGAGAATTTCCGGAGTTATGCATATCGAAGGCGGACAGTATGACTATGCAATGTCTATCTTAAAGAGCAATAACGGAGATCCGTCGGCATGCAACCGATATACATTTTCATATGAGAATCCCGCAAACGGAGAAGGACATTTTATTCATACATATATGCATGATGACAATCCACTTCCAAGCTTTGAGGGAGAACCGAAGTTAGTTGGTATATCAGGTGATATCGATACATTTGCAAATATGGTATGGGAAAGCCTGAATGAAGACAATAAGGTATCCCTGTTTGTCAGATATATCGATATCGCAACAGGAAAGTATGAGACAAGAATCATCAATAAGAACAAGTAA
- the hisZ gene encoding ATP phosphoribosyltransferase regulatory subunit codes for MQDKLLQTPDGVRDTYDVECKKKRKIIEKLHHTLELYSYHDIETPTFEYFDIFNRDKGSAPSNEMYKFFDRDNNTLVLRPDITPSIARCVAKYYKDEQLPIRLCYTGNTYSNPRKLQGKLKEVTQIGAELINDDSSAADAEIIATVVDSFKALGIDEFQIEIGQIDYFKGIVAEAGITEAEELQIKEYINIKNFFGLEEYLKKLDMSPVLKKAFLAFDSLFGGESMLEEAEKLVTNPVSLAAVHRLQRIHKALCCYGYDKYIGFDLSMLNGYNYYTGVIFRGYTYGTGDAVVKGGRYNNLLKQFGKDAPSIGFAFTVEELIMALSRQNIEVSVEYSNTIILYDIENQEPAISLGKSMRQNDKKIELIRKSVRKSVDDYLEYAKREHFSGLFYFENSDTVKVFDLVSGDENEVAIASLK; via the coding sequence ATGCAGGACAAACTGTTGCAGACTCCGGATGGAGTAAGAGACACTTATGATGTAGAATGTAAAAAGAAAAGAAAGATTATTGAAAAACTGCATCATACTCTGGAGTTATACAGCTATCATGATATAGAGACACCTACATTTGAATATTTTGATATATTTAACCGTGATAAGGGATCTGCACCGTCAAATGAAATGTACAAATTCTTTGATCGTGATAATAATACACTGGTATTACGCCCCGATATCACACCGAGTATTGCAAGATGTGTAGCAAAATATTATAAGGACGAACAGTTACCGATCCGTCTGTGTTATACGGGTAATACTTATTCAAACCCGAGAAAATTACAGGGTAAATTAAAGGAAGTAACACAGATCGGTGCCGAGCTTATAAATGATGATTCATCTGCGGCAGATGCAGAGATCATAGCAACCGTTGTTGATTCTTTTAAGGCACTTGGAATCGATGAGTTCCAGATCGAGATCGGACAGATCGATTACTTTAAGGGAATCGTCGCAGAAGCCGGAATTACAGAAGCTGAGGAGCTTCAGATCAAAGAATATATCAATATCAAGAACTTCTTTGGTTTGGAGGAATATTTAAAGAAGCTGGATATGAGCCCTGTTTTAAAGAAAGCCTTTCTTGCGTTTGACTCTTTATTCGGTGGAGAATCCATGTTAGAGGAAGCAGAGAAGCTGGTTACGAATCCGGTATCACTTGCAGCCGTTCACAGATTACAGAGAATCCATAAAGCGTTATGCTGTTATGGATATGACAAATATATCGGCTTTGATCTCAGTATGTTAAATGGTTATAACTATTATACCGGCGTGATCTTCCGCGGATACACCTACGGAACCGGAGATGCCGTTGTAAAAGGTGGACGATATAATAACCTGTTAAAGCAGTTCGGCAAAGATGCACCGTCTATTGGTTTTGCATTTACCGTAGAAGAACTGATCATGGCACTGTCCAGACAGAATATCGAGGTTTCGGTTGAATATTCGAATACGATCATTCTCTATGATATCGAGAATCAGGAGCCTGCGATCAGCCTTGGTAAGTCTATGCGCCAGAATGATAAGAAGATTGAATTGATACGCAAATCTGTCAGAAAGTCAGTGGACGATTATCTGGAATATGCAAAAAGAGAGCATTTCTCCGGACTGTTTTATTTTGAAAACAGTGATACGGTCAAGGTATTTGATCTTGTGTCCGGTGATGAGAACGAGGTGGCAATCGCATCCCTGAAATAA
- a CDS encoding RsmB/NOP family class I SAM-dependent RNA methyltransferase translates to MNLPESFTNRIKTQLGDEYEAYMNCLDQGMHHGLRVNTNKISVEDFLKISPFELKPVPWTTNGFYYDDKACTPSKHPYYYAGLYYIQEPSAMAPASILPVEDGDVVLDICAAPGGKSTELAAKLHGTGFLISNDISNSRAKALLKNLELFGIGNMCVVSEAPNKLSTKFYQTFDKILIDAPCSGEGMFRKSQSMVTAWENNGVELFAGLQRGILNEVVKMLKPGGTMLYSTCTFSPEENEQSIEYLLSLDDTLELIEVPKYPGFCNGNPAWGKTENAELEKCARLWPHHIEGEGHFVALIHKKEAEQTQVFQSWIHRGCKPDKNAEEFFTHISADAGIKSAYIEENNGRLYYMAECMPDVSGLRMLRQGLFLGEIKKNRFEPSQSLAMYLRQGQFDNEVNLTSSDDRVFRYLKGETIEASDQKIKNGYVLVLVDGYPLGWAKNTNGTLKNKYLSGWRMMS, encoded by the coding sequence ATGAACTTACCGGAGTCATTTACAAACAGGATAAAGACACAATTAGGAGACGAATATGAAGCATATATGAATTGTCTGGATCAGGGCATGCATCATGGACTTCGTGTGAATACAAATAAAATCAGTGTGGAAGATTTCTTAAAGATCTCTCCATTTGAATTAAAGCCTGTACCATGGACAACAAATGGTTTTTATTATGATGATAAAGCATGTACACCATCCAAACATCCATATTATTATGCAGGGCTTTATTATATTCAGGAACCGAGTGCGATGGCACCGGCGAGTATTCTTCCTGTTGAAGACGGGGATGTGGTTCTTGATATCTGTGCAGCACCGGGAGGTAAATCAACCGAGCTTGCAGCAAAACTTCATGGAACCGGGTTCCTGATCTCAAATGATATCAGTAATTCCAGAGCCAAGGCATTGCTAAAGAATCTGGAATTATTCGGAATCGGTAATATGTGTGTGGTAAGTGAAGCTCCGAATAAGCTGAGCACAAAATTCTATCAGACCTTTGATAAAATTTTGATTGATGCGCCTTGCTCCGGTGAAGGAATGTTCCGTAAATCCCAGTCAATGGTAACAGCGTGGGAGAACAATGGCGTTGAGTTATTTGCCGGTTTACAGCGAGGAATTTTAAATGAAGTTGTAAAAATGTTAAAGCCGGGCGGAACCATGCTGTATTCGACCTGTACGTTTTCTCCGGAAGAAAATGAACAGTCAATCGAATATCTTTTATCACTGGATGATACATTAGAATTAATCGAAGTTCCGAAGTATCCGGGCTTTTGCAATGGAAATCCGGCATGGGGAAAGACCGAAAATGCAGAGCTTGAGAAATGTGCAAGATTATGGCCGCATCATATCGAAGGGGAAGGCCATTTCGTTGCACTTATCCATAAAAAAGAGGCAGAGCAGACACAGGTGTTTCAGTCATGGATTCACAGAGGCTGTAAGCCGGATAAAAATGCGGAAGAATTTTTTACACATATTTCGGCTGATGCAGGAATTAAGTCTGCATATATTGAGGAAAATAACGGAAGACTGTATTACATGGCAGAATGTATGCCGGATGTATCTGGGCTTCGGATGTTAAGACAGGGCTTGTTCCTTGGCGAGATCAAGAAGAACCGGTTTGAACCGAGTCAGTCACTTGCCATGTATCTGCGGCAGGGACAGTTTGATAATGAAGTAAATCTGACTTCTTCAGATGACCGTGTTTTTAGATATCTGAAAGGCGAGACGATCGAAGCATCGGATCAGAAAATTAAAAATGGATACGTGCTTGTTCTGGTGGACGGATATCCGCTTGGATGGGCAAAAAATACAAACGGAACGTTAAAAAATAAGTATTTATCTGGATGGAGGATGATGTCATGA